The following are encoded in a window of Thalassotalea insulae genomic DNA:
- a CDS encoding TIGR03503 family protein yields the protein MAKLSLIVSLIVVYLLSFTTKGFTFSETPEIKYYEQDDITNQIPYFDNRFHIDAQLEEVTLLFYRRRGTPPIILVRPDGSKYKINTIPQDKVQWYDDQTFDMIQIKKPMPGPWQAIGDILPNSKIMLVTDVRLEVEPLAEILLSGETLKVEAQIYNSDKVIDDPLFNDVIELEIAFYSTNNSAYDNFGAEPIELGTFRDDGYELDEYARDSLFTGEFTLDFSAGEWLPIYRVKMPMATRELRQKPVIVRPNPITLSIETSLSPEQGHTLTLNIDDTYVDVNSLIFQGKVIFPDRQSEPFAIMDGSGKQRIKMIDYSEPGLHRVSLNAFGTTINGREFRLVVPDFSFNVERPDGPLVPTLDGESSESSAEAAAREMAEKIAEEKAQFEMQIAQAKAEQEAQVKAREQRTWIIIGVANGIIILLGIGVFFYLRKKKLANKG from the coding sequence ATGGCCAAATTGAGCCTGATAGTATCTTTGATTGTTGTATATTTATTATCATTTACTACTAAGGGATTTACCTTTAGTGAAACGCCCGAAATTAAATATTACGAACAGGATGATATTACTAACCAAATCCCATATTTTGATAATCGCTTTCATATTGATGCGCAATTAGAAGAAGTGACGTTGTTATTTTATCGTAGACGCGGCACACCACCGATTATTTTAGTCCGCCCTGATGGCAGCAAGTATAAAATTAATACGATCCCCCAAGATAAAGTGCAGTGGTATGACGATCAAACCTTTGACATGATCCAAATCAAGAAGCCTATGCCTGGTCCTTGGCAGGCGATTGGCGATATTTTGCCTAATAGTAAGATCATGTTAGTGACTGATGTGAGGCTGGAAGTTGAACCTTTGGCTGAGATCTTGTTATCGGGAGAAACGCTTAAGGTTGAAGCGCAAATTTATAATAGCGATAAGGTTATTGATGATCCGCTATTTAATGATGTCATTGAGCTCGAAATTGCATTTTATAGTACTAATAACTCAGCGTATGATAATTTTGGTGCTGAACCTATTGAGCTTGGTACGTTTCGTGATGATGGCTACGAATTAGATGAGTATGCCAGAGACAGTCTTTTTACCGGTGAATTTACACTGGACTTTTCTGCTGGTGAGTGGCTACCTATTTATAGGGTAAAAATGCCCATGGCAACGCGGGAATTAAGACAAAAGCCCGTCATTGTCAGGCCGAATCCAATAACTCTTTCAATTGAAACTTCTTTAAGCCCTGAACAAGGCCATACTTTAACCCTTAATATTGATGACACTTATGTCGATGTTAATAGTTTAATTTTTCAGGGCAAAGTTATTTTCCCGGATCGACAAAGTGAACCCTTTGCTATTATGGATGGTTCCGGGAAACAGCGAATTAAAATGATTGATTATTCTGAACCCGGTTTACACCGCGTTAGTTTAAATGCCTTTGGGACAACGATAAACGGTCGGGAGTTTCGTTTAGTCGTACCTGACTTTAGTTTTAACGTTGAACGCCCTGATGGGCCATTAGTGCCAACCTTAGATGGTGAATCCTCGGAAAGCTCTGCTGAGGCAGCTGCACGAGAAATGGCAGAAAAGATTGCTGAAGAAAAAGCGCAATTTGAAATGCAAATAGCACAGGCAAAAGCTGAACAAGAAGCTCAAGTCAAGGCTAGAGAACAACGAACCTGGATCATTATTGGCGTCGCAAATGGTATTATTATCTTGTTAGGTATTGGTGTATTTTTCTATTTGCGTAAAAAGAAGCTCGCTAATAAAGGATAA
- a CDS encoding response regulator transcription factor: MKHLSAEHFISQLYKEAPNIALDQFSSWALEQLRQVIHFDGAIWGTGHISTKTFHTQYSLDVSGEIFEQLLKYLDINPIFSELTENQGQAVNMSDVIEDSDFYQSELYLKCFNPYGIERILSSIHSDERSGIFTLLTLYRFNREDCFSEQEQQLQNRLLYHLLSSASHRLFMELTDYNPQRQLENRSALCDAKGIYHSVTQKFLDIIEQYFPAPKLQKFPFDFLSHSTSFSYNNLLFEVLPYGELYKISVRVKNQLDQLTNREKQVVDKICQGGTFKQVARQLELSPSTVSNHLYRIYLKLGINTRSELITLVNTSQNK; the protein is encoded by the coding sequence ATGAAACATTTATCTGCTGAGCATTTTATCAGCCAGCTTTATAAAGAAGCCCCGAATATTGCACTCGATCAATTTTCCAGCTGGGCACTCGAGCAGTTACGCCAGGTGATCCATTTTGATGGTGCAATTTGGGGAACCGGTCATATATCAACCAAAACTTTCCACACCCAATATTCACTTGATGTTTCCGGCGAGATATTTGAGCAATTATTAAAATATCTCGATATAAATCCCATTTTCAGTGAATTAACTGAAAACCAGGGACAAGCAGTGAATATGAGTGATGTAATAGAGGATAGTGATTTTTATCAATCAGAACTCTATCTCAAATGTTTTAACCCTTATGGTATTGAACGTATCCTTAGCTCGATTCATTCAGATGAACGTAGTGGTATTTTTACCTTGCTAACCTTATATCGCTTTAACCGTGAAGATTGTTTTAGTGAACAAGAACAACAATTACAGAACAGGCTGCTTTATCATTTACTCAGCAGTGCTTCCCATCGCTTGTTCATGGAATTAACTGACTATAACCCGCAACGACAACTAGAAAATCGCAGCGCCTTATGTGATGCTAAAGGGATATATCATAGTGTGACGCAAAAATTTCTCGATATCATTGAGCAGTACTTTCCAGCGCCAAAACTACAAAAATTTCCATTCGACTTTTTATCTCATTCAACCAGCTTTAGTTACAATAATTTGCTATTTGAAGTGCTGCCTTATGGTGAATTATACAAGATATCGGTACGGGTAAAAAATCAATTAGATCAGCTTACTAACAGAGAAAAACAAGTAGTAGATAAGATATGTCAGGGAGGAACATTTAAACAAGTCGCTAGGCAACTTGAACTGTCACCATCAACCGTTTCAAATCACCTCTACCGCATTTATTTAAAACTCGGTATTAATACCCGCAGTGAATTGATCACTCTAGTCAACACCAGTCAAAATAAATAA